Below is a genomic region from Paraburkholderia sp. BL23I1N1.
GCTTCGAAGAGGCACCCGAATATTTCCCGCCCAATCACTTTTCGATGCGGTGCGTCCGGCTTCAAGGTCATGAAGCCGGACCGGCAGAGTCGCTGTGGCTAGGCGTTTCGACAATAGAGCAGGGCGGCTACACGACATCGAGTGCGTCGCCCGTTGAAAAGCACTATGTGGTGCTGGAAGGCGAAGTCACTGTGACGACCGACGATGGCGAGGCTGTTCTCGCGGCCTTCGATTCGTGCCACATTGCGCCGGGCGAACGGCGTGCATTGCACAACCGTTCCCGCGAGCCGGCGAAGATTCTGCTTGCCATGCCGTTTCTGCGGCCCGAGCACACCTGATGAGACGACGGCAGTGATGACCGCCCGCGTGCTTTCCGTGGCGGCCCGCAAAGGTTGCG
It encodes:
- a CDS encoding cupin domain-containing protein, with amino-acid sequence MNITRFEEAPEYFPPNHFSMRCVRLQGHEAGPAESLWLGVSTIEQGGYTTSSASPVEKHYVVLEGEVTVTTDDGEAVLAAFDSCHIAPGERRALHNRSREPAKILLAMPFLRPEHT